The genomic segment TCTGCTTGGGGATCAGTGGGACTGTAAGAGAAATAGCGTTGGGAGATTGTTTCACAATggtgtgtttttaactatgttgtgccccgccttgaggtgagtaagaaataaaatcattgctgttatggagaaagaaaaatcaacaaatccatctacagtagagtctcacttatccaacataaacgggccggcagaacgttggataagcgaatatgttggataataaggagagattaagaaaaagcctattaaacatcaaattagtttatgattttacaaattaagcaccaaaacatcatgttatacaacaaatttgacagaaaaagtagttcaatatgcagtaatgctatgtagtaattactgtatttacaaatttagcaccaaaatatcacgatatattgaaaacattgactacaaaaatgcgttggataagcgagtgttggataagtgagactctactgtacctctgctTGAAGTTTAGCCCATTCTGTAAACGGAAAAGGACTTTGCATCCAGTCCAGCTTCTTATGCAGCTATTTTTTTTCACTGAAGAAGGGCTGAAGTTTTGTTGTACAGGGGAACTTGTGTGTGCAAAGTGAAATATTTGCAGGAACTTACTATGCATAGAAGTGAGTATTtaatctgtatatgtgtgtatgtatgcaaaaATAAATGTGCATATCTCTTGCAGATTTGTCTCATCTAAGAGAACGAAATGTTGAAGATCTCTCGGGAGGAGAACTTCAGAGATTTGCCTGTGCTGTAGTTTGCATCCAAAAGGCTGATATGTATGTAACAATGTTTGTAGGAAACATAAGTAGCTATTTGGGCTGATACAAAATGAGGATCCCATGTGCAAAATGTAGTTCTGTTTTTGTCACagcttttttgtttatttgtttgtttgtttacagaagTAAAATTATAAAGGATAATTAGCTTTGTCTTGGCTTCACTACCATGTCCATGAGGGTAAACTGTCCTCCCAGGAGTACTACGCTGTTGGTTGATTCTTTCTAAATTTGACCATGAAATTCAGATACAATTCATTGGTTGCAGGGGAGCATCTTTCTATCAAGATTTTGAAATGAGAGTAAATCTAATAGGGTCTAAGGGACCCAAAACCAACTGAATCTGGCAATTGGAATCTTCTAGTGGACTGTTAACTGCTATAGATAATATGTCAGAACATAATGAAAAGGATGGGAGTACTGTTAGATTCCTGACAAATGGGATATATAGCAAAACGTGGGAATGAATCCTCATTCTTTGACAAGGTAGCTATAGTTCATGGTTGCAGCCAACCATGTTTTCCAAAGTACTTGAAATTGTCATTTCAAGCAGATCAGTTCCCTCTACATGCCTTGCTGCTCTGGTCGCAATTTTCCACTTTCCAACCGATTCAATATTTAGTGCCTACTGAAGGGTACAGAGcatagaatcctaggattggaagagactacttgaaagcctccagagaaggaggcccaccacactccaaggcaacacATTCCATTGTTATTGTCAGGAGATTCTTCTAAATATTTAGATGGTATCTCTCTTCCTTCAGTTTGAAACGATGGGTCCTTGTCCtgatctctagagcagcagaaagcaatactgccccttcctcaatgtgacatcctttcaaatatgtaattATATTCCAAACCTTGTTAGGTCATCATGGGATTAATTTGCCAAGGCGgtggtttgatttttaaaatacattatactcTTAATGTATTCAGCTTCACCTAGCATACCAATGTAACTATTATTTCTCAGTTCTTGGTTGTCTCCTGAGTTCATTATTTGTCAGGATGATGCCATCTAAGGAAGAATGTATATtaatgaaattaaaatattttctttattttgggTAGCTTTATGTTCGATGAACCTTCCAGCTACCTGGATGTTAAGCAACGTCTGAAGGCTGCCATTACTATACGATCTTTAATAAACCCAGACAGGTGAGCACTGTACAAATGTTGTCTTTTAAAACTGAGGTTGAAACATAACATAGCCACACTCCTTGCTAGACGTCAGAGATAAATGTTACTAATCTCTGAAAAAGATGCTTGtaaaatttacatttatttaatgtCCCTTGCATCCTTTAGAATGCAATTTTTCTATGTCTTTGTCATCCCCAACTATGTGGACCAGAAGTggtcctttaaaaaaacaaaactctaaaataaaaggtcatttctgatttttaaaaagatgtaagTGGGAAAATTTTATTTACATCTTGGAGCTTAACTGTCAGCATGACTAGTCAGTCCtttatgggaattgcaatccaaattATTTATGGGACAGGTTTATTTAATACCATATCTTTGTAAAATCCTAGACATCATCTTCAGAGTTTTTAGAGTTTTGGTTGCTGTCCTACATGTTTCCTAGAGTATACAAAACTTGGATTATCGTCTTGTTAGTATGTATTACAACTAATCTGACAgataaatggaaagaaagaatTTATTCTTATACATGTTTAGATAAAAATCTGCTAatggaatttaaaatatttttttctacttATCATGGTGCCGAGAATACACTTTTTACATGGCAATGACAGTCAGTAATAAAATGTAATGTCAATTTTGGCTTTGGTAAGCTTTTTCTTGAATAAAATCTGTCAATCCTTTGCTATAAACAAACCTCTAACATTTCTCTTCCAGATACATCATTGTTGTAGAACATGACCTGAGTGTTCTTGATTATCTCTCTGATTTTATTTGTTGCTTATATGGTGTGCCGAGTGCTTATGGTGTTGTCACTATGCCATTCAGCGTAAGAGAAGGTAATAATCTTCAGACTTTTTTCCCCTGTGTTTTCTGTCCTTTTTCTCTAGAATATTTACTTATGCTGTGAATAATTTGACATTTCTACTTCTATAATTCATATGAACACACACATATCAATGTGTGAAGAAGGGAAGAACAAAGCATGTGGTATATATTTGGAAGTGATATTATTGCCATATAGTGATTTGATAAATTAATGGTTTAGTTTTAGTACTCTCCCTAATAATAGCTTCTGTTTTACAGGTATAAATATTTTCTTGGATGGCTATGTTCCGACTGAAAATCTAAGATTCCGAGATGCATCACTAGTTTTTAAGGTAGCAGAAACAGCTAATGAAGAAGAAGTTAAGAAGATGTGTATGTATAAATATCCTGGAATGAAGAAAAAGATGGGCGAGTTCGAGCTGTCAATTGTAGCTGGAGAATTCACTGACTCTGAAATAATGGTGATGCTGGGAGAAAATGGTGAGTATCTTTCAATTTAGAATCATTAGTGTAATCAATGTTGACAGATTTATATCTGTAATTGTCAGACAAAGATACTGCTTGATTGTTAAAATTTCAACACCCTCAATTCTTATTAAAGGTTTAAATGGAGGACAGAGGTCTATAGTTGTTGAACTTCAGTATGCTGAAGGCAAGATGTTTCTTCTTATTGTTAACTTTTTACCCTTCCTTTTCCCTAGAACTGGGAATCATAGTACAATGACTATGGCTATTTTAGAATTCCATCGAAAGGTCCATTGGCCCAACCTTATTCTATGCAGACAAatctttgtttttattaaaaattgACCCACAAACATTCTTTTGACACATAGTCTGATCCtacctgttttctttttcttttaggaactgggaaaaccacattcattcGCATGCTTGCAGGGAGACTTACACCTGATGATAAaagtaatgtttatatattgctaTAATATTTACATAAGGTTTAATGTATAGCTGAATACGTGgataacatttttattaacaGGCCCATAGCACCTAGCTTTGGATAGATTGGTCTAGTTTCTCATTGGCTGTACAAAAGCCCTTAAGCAAAGTTATATAACAGATAGTGTACCCATTGTACTCCCCTCACCAGTTCATCTGCcggccattaggaattgtgggagttgaaatccaaaacacctggagggccgaagtttatcTATGCCTGACTTAGATGAATGGATGGCCATGGATCCCTTGGCATATGTATTGCCATGATGCACCCTTAGAACTGTGAATGGAATTGCAGAGGGGAGGAGATGTGTGTCTCATTTCCCTGGTTTTAGGGTTGTTCtacatcaggcctgcacaacatgtggcccttttaggtattttggactttagctcccagaattgaGAAGCTGGCTCGGGCTTTTGGGAGTTTGAGTCCCGGCAcaacctggaggaccacaggtagCACAGGTCTCTTCTTCATGATGAGAGGGGGGCAGCCCTATTATTCAGTTCTTTGGATCATGCCTGTCTGGCTTCAGACTTTTATCAGTTGAATTCTGCCTACTAGtgtcaaaaacatgcacatattttttcaaatgtattcatgtatttattgtatttaatacCAGAAATCTGTATTGCCACAAAATAATAAACATTCAAAAATAtaggagggaagggaaaaaatgagaaaaaataattattattctacCAACACATATCTAATACCTAATCTCACTAAAGTTGGTAAAAGCCATTTTGTGTCAGATGTGATTTAAGAACATAtttgattctggtgtgagagaattgacagcctacagagacgttgcccagggaaacGCCTAGATGAACCGCAGCTTAATTACATCATTAGATGCATATATTTTAACTAAAAACCCAATTAAGGTCTAGAGCACTAGTGTCAGACCAAGACTGTTGGGCCGAATCAAGCTTGCCATGTCAATTTATGTGACCCTCTAGATGCTGGGctgcaactcctgtattcctcattagacatgactagagctgatgggagttgtgatacagtaacatctggaaggatgcagtttgttttgttttgtcagaATAGTGAGATTTAAAATTAGATATAAGACATGCGGATATAAAGTCTGGCTTCAAAACGTCCCTTAACCTTTTCCCAACCTAAGAGCTACAAGTGctgttggacttcagttcccattatccccagtttaCATAACAGATAATagcaaatgatgggagttgtcattatGGGGATCTAAATTAGATGAAAACTAAAGAGAACCGACACTATGTAAAAACATTATAGTTGGTCCCGTTTCCACAGATTATCGGTCCATGTATTCAATTGCCCTTTGAAGACAACAACCATGAGGCTGATGggaccctcaatgaaaatgagtttgacacccgtTCTAGAGGCCTCCTTGTGTGTATGGCAGGTTTTAGAAGCTAACATTTAATTATCTTAGGGAGAAAGTTCTAATACACAGAAACATATCCTTTTATCCTTAATATTCCAGACAGATGACTGCATGCAATCTCTTTCTTTCAGGTGAAGTGCCAGTTCTAAATGTTAGTTATAAGCCACAAAAGATCAGCCCTAAGTCCACTGTAAGTATGGCCAGTTGGTTTTTTCATTTCTCTGCATTTGCAATTAAAAATGGCATAATATGAACCAGGGGTGCTGAACTGAACTTCTTACTTGAACAGGGAAGTGTGCGCCAACTGCTCCATGAAAAGATTCGAGATGCCTACACTCATCCACAGTTTGTGACAGATGTAATGAAACCTCTGCAGATTGAAAATATCATTGATCAAGAGGTATTGTCCACGTGATACAGCGATTGATCTTTGGGGGTCTTTCTGTGAATATACCGAGTGACCCTTTCAAATGTTTCTTCTACCAGGTGCAAACACTGTCTGGTGGTGAGTTGCAGCGCGTTGCTCTTGCTCTCTGCCTCGGCAAGCCTGCTGATGTTTATCTGATTGATGAGCCTTCTGCCTACTTGGACTCAGAACAACGTCTGATGGCTGCTAGAGTTGTCAAAAGGTATGTTGGGTGGTAAATGaggaaagagggatggatggatgcccAAATGTAGTTTCCTTGGTATCTGAAAATAATTTCTTGCTCCCATTTGTGAAAGCATCATAATATATTTTTCTGTGTCTTTCAGATTCATTCTCCATGCTAAAAAAACTGCCTTTGTGGTAGAGCATGATTTCATCATGGCTACCTACTTAGCGGATCGTGTCATTGTTTTTGATGGGATTCCATCCAGGTGCACAGTGGCAAACAGGTAACAAGCAGCCTGGATTGGCAAAAGAGAAGACtaacagcaggcataggcaaactttgtcccttcaggtgttttggacttccaactcccacaattcctaacagcctaccggctattaggaattgtggaagttgaagtccaaaacacctggagggccaaagtttgcccatgcctggcatacaGTATGTAATGTTACTTTGTATGATTGCTTATTTTCCAAGTATTACTGTGACATGAGCTTCCCATGGATACCGGTCCTGCCCATTAGGGAAGAACCACATTATTGGaatggttttttttatttaaccTTGTTAATGTGTGGTGTTGTCTTGGAGCACTGAAGACAGTGGTCCCTTGCTTACTCTGGAAACTCCTGAGTCAAAAAAGTACCTACTCATAGATGGGAGCATAATTAACATTCAGGTATCTGTAGATGGGAGATTAACTTGCTGCTAGGCCATATCATGATGAGGACCATAGAACAAGCTCCAGGAACAGCCCCTGTCACCAGAAAGTATACAGTATTCAAAATAATGGTCTTCAGGCAAACACAAAATCTAGTTTATATAGCATGGGTTGAATTTATTGTAGTGACGGAACTGCTATTTTTATTCAAGTGTCAAATAATTCTCATTTACTTTATAAGCTGATTATTTTCCCTATTTTTACAGCCCACAAACTCTTCTGGCTGGAATGAATAAGTTTTTGTCTCAGCTTGAAATCACCTTCAGAAGAGATCCAAATAATTACAGACCAAGAATAAACAAACTCAATTCAATCAAGGTAAGAGCAGAAGGCATGATAAACATTGATGTTTCTTTTGTAGAATATTATTTGTCTGCAAAATATACATGGTGTTCTGTTGGCAGTTGCAAGTTTGTTACTAAAGATATCTTGTTTTCCTTTTCCAGGATGTGGAACAGAAGAAAAGTGGAAATTACTTTTTCTTAGATGATTAAAGAAAAAGCTGGCCATCAATTTgtaacagtgattttttttttgttacattAAAAGCAATCAGGTTTTAAAATACCGTGCTCATTCCAGAAGTCAAAATAGAATGTTACTGGCCTGTAACCGCTGCTGCCCAGTATCAGTACAGTACAACGTTTTGGTGCCTAATAAGGCCATCTTTtgggtgtagtatttcaaagCAGAGACATCTGAAATTCATCGTGCTAAGAGACTCCTTTTTCACAACAGGAAAGTTTGGGTTCAGATGTAACTTATTAATATACCAAATGCTGACATGTTTCCAATTTTAAGTCT from the Anolis carolinensis isolate JA03-04 chromosome 5, rAnoCar3.1.pri, whole genome shotgun sequence genome contains:
- the abce1 gene encoding ATP-binding cassette sub-family E member 1, with the protein product MADKLTRIAIVNHDKCKPKKCRQECKKSCPVVRMGKLCIEVTTQCKIAWISETLCIGCGICIKKCPFGALSIVNLPSNLEKETTHRYCANAFKLHRLPIPRPGEVLGLVGTNGIGKSTALKILAGKQKPNLGKYDDPPDWQEILTYFRGSELQNYFTKILEDDLKAIIKPQYVDQIPKAAKGTVGTILDRKDETGTQTIVCQQLDLSHLRERNVEDLSGGELQRFACAVVCIQKADIFMFDEPSSYLDVKQRLKAAITIRSLINPDRYIIVVEHDLSVLDYLSDFICCLYGVPSAYGVVTMPFSVREGINIFLDGYVPTENLRFRDASLVFKVAETANEEEVKKMCMYKYPGMKKKMGEFELSIVAGEFTDSEIMVMLGENGTGKTTFIRMLAGRLTPDDKSEVPVLNVSYKPQKISPKSTGSVRQLLHEKIRDAYTHPQFVTDVMKPLQIENIIDQEVQTLSGGELQRVALALCLGKPADVYLIDEPSAYLDSEQRLMAARVVKRFILHAKKTAFVVEHDFIMATYLADRVIVFDGIPSRCTVANSPQTLLAGMNKFLSQLEITFRRDPNNYRPRINKLNSIKDVEQKKSGNYFFLDD